Proteins encoded in a region of the Ruegeria sp. AD91A genome:
- a CDS encoding alcohol dehydrogenase catalytic domain-containing protein: MTDLPQTMFAAILKHDGYSGTATGPAIENAADWLEEAEVPTPEPGPGQVLIRLRAASVNPSDLHFIKGEYGQPRVKGSPAGFEGCGDVVAVGKGAEALQGQRVAFVAAGTGAWAEFVVTQMQMCIPLRPDISDDDGAAQIVNPMTAMAMVDMAKADGDAFVVSAATSQLGKLMCSLGRDLGLKPIALVRRAETVEMLKDLGAAEVLVTADEDVVTKFADLSAHLKPRVFLDAVTDQLSEQLFCAMPNRARWISYGKLSTEAPTLTQTGQLIFMSKRIEGFWLTNWMMSTPPADQMRVVAEVQARFADGRWKTDVSEHVRLKNLVPNLADALKKSDGKVIVTP; the protein is encoded by the coding sequence ATGACCGACCTGCCCCAGACTATGTTCGCCGCAATCCTGAAACATGACGGGTACTCCGGCACGGCCACCGGACCGGCCATTGAAAATGCCGCCGACTGGTTGGAAGAAGCAGAAGTTCCAACACCAGAACCCGGCCCCGGTCAGGTGCTGATCCGGTTGCGCGCAGCTTCGGTCAATCCGTCAGATTTGCACTTCATCAAAGGTGAATACGGACAGCCAAGGGTCAAAGGTTCGCCCGCCGGATTCGAAGGTTGCGGAGACGTCGTCGCCGTCGGCAAGGGCGCCGAGGCCCTGCAAGGACAACGCGTCGCGTTTGTCGCCGCCGGAACAGGGGCCTGGGCAGAATTTGTCGTTACACAGATGCAGATGTGCATCCCTCTGCGCCCTGATATCTCGGACGATGATGGGGCTGCTCAGATCGTTAATCCAATGACGGCGATGGCCATGGTGGATATGGCCAAAGCTGACGGAGATGCCTTTGTCGTATCAGCTGCGACCAGCCAATTGGGCAAGCTGATGTGCAGCCTTGGCCGCGATCTGGGGTTGAAGCCGATCGCTTTGGTGCGCCGGGCCGAGACGGTAGAGATGTTGAAAGACCTTGGTGCGGCCGAAGTGCTGGTGACAGCCGATGAAGACGTTGTCACAAAGTTTGCGGATCTGAGCGCGCATCTGAAACCGCGCGTGTTTCTGGATGCCGTGACGGACCAGTTGTCTGAACAACTGTTCTGCGCCATGCCCAACCGGGCGCGCTGGATCAGTTATGGCAAGCTGTCAACCGAGGCGCCGACGCTGACTCAGACCGGTCAACTGATCTTTATGAGCAAGCGGATCGAAGGCTTCTGGCTGACGAACTGGATGATGTCGACCCCGCCCGCTGATCAGATGCGCGTCGTGGCCGAGGTTCAGGCCCGGTTTGCCGACGGGCGTTGGAAAACGGATGTTTCAGAACATGTTAGGCTGAAAAATCTTGTGCCAAATCTGGCAGATGCGCTGAAAAAGAGTGACGGCAAGGTGATTGTCACGCCATAG
- a CDS encoding branched-chain amino acid ABC transporter permease, translating to MDNAQLLISGLANGCVYGLIALGFVLIYKATEAVNFAQGDFMMLGAFVTIGLTNTEYMGLPFWLALPLSLGIMGALGYLLDRLIIRRLFGESQTAVVILTIALGFVIRFAAGLIWGHEPQTLQNPLAGREVRFGGLVLGMEDVAVIVVTILLTWGLYVFFNRTKLGLGMQGASQNQLAAYYMGVPVKRVQGFIWALAGVVAGIAGILFAAKGAVDPTTGLLGIKAFAAAVIGGFGSLPGALTGGLIVGVIEPFASRYIAAGYSQIAPYALLLAVLIFRPNGLFSQVRVKKV from the coding sequence TTGGATAACGCACAGCTGCTGATCAGCGGACTGGCAAACGGATGTGTCTATGGCCTGATCGCGCTTGGCTTTGTTCTGATCTACAAGGCGACCGAGGCGGTGAATTTCGCCCAAGGTGATTTCATGATGCTGGGGGCCTTTGTGACCATCGGCCTGACCAACACCGAGTACATGGGTCTGCCGTTCTGGCTGGCCTTGCCGCTGTCATTGGGGATCATGGGTGCATTGGGCTATCTTCTGGATCGCCTGATCATCCGACGTCTTTTTGGGGAAAGCCAGACCGCCGTTGTAATCCTGACCATCGCCCTTGGCTTTGTGATCCGCTTTGCGGCCGGGTTGATCTGGGGGCACGAACCGCAAACGCTGCAGAACCCGCTTGCGGGCAGAGAGGTGCGCTTTGGAGGCCTTGTGCTTGGTATGGAAGATGTTGCCGTAATCGTCGTGACCATCCTGCTGACATGGGGCCTTTACGTCTTTTTCAACCGCACCAAACTTGGCCTTGGGATGCAGGGGGCGTCGCAAAACCAGCTGGCAGCTTATTACATGGGCGTGCCTGTCAAGCGGGTCCAGGGATTCATATGGGCGCTGGCCGGAGTCGTTGCGGGGATTGCGGGCATTCTGTTCGCCGCCAAGGGCGCGGTGGATCCGACAACCGGATTGCTGGGCATCAAGGCATTTGCCGCCGCCGTCATCGGCGGGTTCGGAAGCCTGCCCGGTGCGTTGACTGGTGGACTTATCGTCGGGGTGATCGAACCTTTTGCCAGCCGCTATATCGCGGCGGGTTACAGCCAGATCGCGCCATACGCCCTGCTGCTTGCCGTGCTGATCTTTCGACCCAACGGGTTGTTCAGTCAGGTTCGGGTCAAAAAGGTCTGA
- a CDS encoding branched-chain amino acid ABC transporter permease has product MRIVFKTGYMQDIHPWKDRYQLVLYLILLTVVAAAPWWLDEFYLGELTNVLIWAIAGLGLMILTGHTGQVSLGHAAFLAFGCYANVALIEAGVPFLLAFPLAGILTGIAGVTVAIPALRLHGIYLAIFTMALSILMDDIIVLSEPITGGVAGKYVGGVEIFGYLVDRWGTPDQFFWLVLTVAVLVTLGYINLLRAPLGRSFIAVRDSEVSAQAMGIDIARTKMISFALSCAVTGWAGALMGLFAGAFNNETFSVLISIQLLMMIVIGGLGSIHGAFLGAIVIGFLPQFLSISKEYAGALFGGNTVAIPGLEFGIFGMILIAFILFEPMGIYGRWLKIRTWFELFPFYRKDMFKRQKSYLKTERLR; this is encoded by the coding sequence ATGCGGATCGTCTTCAAAACAGGCTACATGCAGGATATCCATCCATGGAAAGACCGCTATCAGCTTGTCCTGTATCTGATCCTTCTGACAGTTGTTGCCGCAGCCCCCTGGTGGCTTGATGAGTTTTATCTGGGTGAGCTGACCAACGTCCTGATTTGGGCTATTGCCGGGTTGGGCCTGATGATCCTGACCGGGCACACGGGGCAAGTCAGTCTGGGCCACGCGGCCTTTCTGGCTTTTGGCTGCTATGCCAACGTTGCCCTGATCGAAGCAGGGGTGCCCTTTCTGCTCGCCTTTCCGCTGGCCGGCATCCTGACGGGGATCGCGGGCGTGACGGTTGCGATCCCTGCCCTGCGCTTGCATGGCATCTATCTGGCCATCTTCACCATGGCGCTTTCGATCCTGATGGACGACATCATCGTTCTGTCCGAACCCATCACCGGCGGCGTTGCGGGCAAATATGTCGGCGGGGTCGAAATCTTCGGCTATCTGGTTGACCGCTGGGGAACGCCCGATCAGTTTTTCTGGCTGGTCCTGACCGTCGCCGTTCTGGTCACACTGGGATATATCAACCTGCTGCGCGCGCCTTTGGGCCGCAGCTTTATCGCGGTGCGCGACTCTGAGGTTTCGGCCCAGGCGATGGGAATCGATATCGCCCGGACAAAGATGATCTCTTTCGCCTTGTCCTGTGCCGTTACGGGCTGGGCCGGGGCACTGATGGGGCTGTTTGCCGGAGCGTTCAACAACGAAACCTTCAGTGTTCTGATCTCGATCCAATTGTTGATGATGATCGTGATCGGTGGGCTTGGGTCGATCCACGGCGCGTTTCTGGGCGCGATCGTGATCGGGTTCCTACCGCAGTTTTTGTCGATCTCAAAAGAATATGCCGGGGCCCTGTTCGGTGGCAATACGGTGGCCATTCCGGGATTGGAGTTCGGCATCTTCGGAATGATCCTGATCGCCTTCATCCTGTTCGAACCCATGGGGATTTACGGCCGCTGGCTTAAGATCCGTACATGGTTCGAATTGTTCCCGTTCTATCGAAAGGACATGTTCAAACGTCAAAAATCCTATCTCAAAACGGAACGTCTGAGATGA
- a CDS encoding ABC transporter ATP-binding protein, with protein MSLLKFENVTLKFGGLTAVDDLSFDVREGEVFAIVGPNGAGKSTVFNLISRFYDPFEGAIQFDGHDLLQVKPSGVAAYGVARTFQNIELFEHATVLQNLLVGRHRHRRTNLISEILFTPSAKQQELENREKVERIIDFLDLQAYRGKMISGLPYGVRKVVEVARALATDPKLLLLDEPASGLSVEETTDMRWWIDDIRRQMGITVLMVEHDMGLVSGVSDRVLAMADGAKLALGTPAEVQSHPAVIKAYLGKAS; from the coding sequence ATGAGCTTGCTGAAGTTTGAAAACGTCACTCTGAAATTCGGCGGTCTGACGGCGGTGGATGACCTGTCATTTGATGTTCGGGAAGGTGAGGTTTTTGCCATTGTCGGCCCAAACGGTGCGGGCAAGTCCACTGTTTTCAACCTGATTTCCCGGTTCTACGATCCTTTTGAAGGAGCGATCCAGTTTGACGGTCATGATCTGCTTCAGGTCAAACCGTCCGGCGTCGCCGCCTATGGTGTTGCGCGGACCTTTCAGAATATCGAACTGTTCGAACACGCGACCGTTCTGCAAAACCTGCTGGTCGGACGGCACCGCCACCGCAGGACAAACCTGATTTCCGAAATTCTGTTCACCCCGTCCGCAAAGCAACAGGAACTGGAAAACCGCGAGAAAGTCGAACGGATCATCGACTTTCTCGACCTGCAAGCCTATCGCGGCAAGATGATATCGGGGCTTCCCTACGGCGTACGCAAAGTGGTTGAAGTTGCCCGCGCTTTGGCAACCGACCCCAAATTGCTGCTGCTGGATGAACCGGCCTCGGGGTTGTCCGTCGAAGAGACAACAGACATGCGTTGGTGGATCGATGATATCCGACGACAGATGGGCATCACCGTTTTGATGGTAGAACATGACATGGGGTTGGTCTCCGGCGTGTCAGACCGGGTTCTGGCCATGGCAGATGGTGCTAAACTGGCGCTTGGAACCCCGGCCGAAGTTCAATCGCACCCGGCGGTGATTAAAGCTTATCTGGGGAAAGCCTCATGA
- a CDS encoding ABC transporter ATP-binding protein encodes MSLPILKIRNVESFYGPIMAIRGVSLDVHEGTIASILGANGAGKTTLMKTVSGVMDPEKGAITFDGDDIQGAEPHTVVQRGIVHVPEGREVFPLLTVDENLSLGAYTRSDKAQIAQDRDLVFSYFPILKERRTQEAGTLSGGQQQMLAIGRGLMARPRIMLLDEPSLGLSPLLVQEIFGILKRLNEEQHMTMLLVEQNANAALELAHHGYVMEVGRIVMDGAADELLKSKDIQNFYLGVREEGARENRRWKHKKTWR; translated from the coding sequence ATGAGCCTGCCAATCCTGAAAATCCGAAATGTCGAAAGCTTTTATGGCCCGATAATGGCCATTCGCGGTGTTTCGCTGGACGTTCACGAAGGAACGATTGCCTCGATCCTTGGCGCAAATGGTGCAGGTAAAACGACATTGATGAAAACCGTCTCGGGTGTGATGGACCCGGAAAAGGGCGCGATTACCTTTGATGGCGACGACATTCAGGGGGCTGAGCCGCATACAGTCGTCCAGCGCGGGATTGTGCATGTGCCCGAAGGGCGCGAGGTATTTCCTCTGCTAACCGTCGATGAAAACCTGAGCCTCGGAGCGTATACTCGATCAGACAAAGCGCAGATCGCCCAGGACCGCGACCTTGTTTTCAGTTATTTCCCTATTCTGAAAGAACGCCGCACGCAAGAGGCCGGCACCCTGTCAGGTGGGCAACAACAGATGCTGGCGATCGGACGTGGGCTGATGGCACGCCCCCGCATCATGCTGCTGGATGAACCGTCACTGGGTCTGTCGCCGCTACTGGTACAAGAGATATTCGGCATTCTGAAACGTCTGAACGAAGAACAGCATATGACGATGCTGCTGGTCGAGCAGAACGCCAATGCAGCATTGGAACTGGCGCATCATGGTTACGTGATGGAGGTTGGACGCATCGTCATGGACGGCGCTGCGGATGAGTTACTGAAGTCCAAGGATATCCAGAACTTCTATCTAGGCGTGCGGGAAGAAGGCGCGCGCGAAAACCGCCGGTGGAAACACAAAAAGACGTGGAGGTAA